Proteins encoded together in one Pseudoalteromonas rubra window:
- a CDS encoding S26 family signal peptidase gives MPVRYIIFMSLFCLSFIGYLFARYIIAYPAGQSECLHARVFLVDTWDTQIREGELAYFVMDVENPFFPTGLRWVKKVAALPGSQVSVTPGQVAVNTTTRYAIDMRPMLNALAGTDQDMGTESAYTRDFVLQEDEVFMLGETINSYDSRFWGPLKVQQIKGKAYAIF, from the coding sequence ATGCCTGTTCGCTACATCATTTTTATGAGCCTCTTTTGTCTGTCGTTTATCGGCTATCTGTTTGCCCGATATATCATTGCCTATCCGGCCGGGCAAAGTGAGTGTCTGCATGCCAGGGTGTTTCTGGTTGATACCTGGGATACCCAGATCCGCGAGGGCGAGCTGGCTTACTTTGTGATGGACGTAGAGAATCCGTTTTTCCCTACCGGTTTGCGTTGGGTAAAAAAAGTCGCGGCGCTGCCTGGCAGTCAGGTGAGTGTGACACCGGGCCAGGTTGCGGTGAATACCACCACCCGCTATGCCATTGATATGCGTCCTATGCTCAATGCCCTGGCCGGCACAGACCAGGATATGGGGACTGAGTCCGCATATACCCGGGACTTTGTGCTGCAAGAGGATGAAGTGTTTATGCTTGGCGAAACCATCAACAGCTATGACAGCCGCTTCTGGGGGCCATTGAAGGTACAACAAATAAAAGGGAAAGCTTATGCCATTTTTTAA
- a CDS encoding TrbC family F-type conjugative pilus assembly protein, with translation MPFFNRVWWCLSLLCSASLSAEPAQNSPPVDTQPPPAVQRSVVDIPAHLEETVRKAMAGQGEFAMPGSNALLNKLTPAQRESLMQMAKQAKARQQALLESGTLSHFQSDYLTQQVKRHQQAAQMISTHSVSKLDRVLTEHAGMSEEQVRGFAANAEQAGAPQSRQDEPHEKAMFMSFSMPRAEIRHLIQVAAEAGAEVYLNGLHPEHTQINETMLMLRDLAKGIDNPPMIRFNPTAFKKYAVNSVPTILYREFDRHILAAGVTSLTWLEQEFRHQDQSVDYGVTGPISPVVERSIIEEMQARMARYDWQAARQRTIDSYWARQTMVSLPRAQHTESWMIDPTVSASKDIYTPRGKLVAAQGAVVNPLKGHSTGLTTVLFNAMDPRQVEFVTAQLETLDTVGQLMLITSQIDTSKGWAHMKVLTEHFGQQIYLMPQALASRFQLTALPAIVRTDLDRSMLHVTQFSLSSQE, from the coding sequence ATGCCATTTTTTAATCGCGTCTGGTGGTGTCTGTCATTGCTGTGCAGTGCGTCGCTCAGTGCCGAGCCTGCCCAGAACTCGCCCCCGGTCGACACCCAGCCCCCGCCAGCAGTGCAGCGCTCAGTGGTCGACATTCCTGCGCATCTGGAAGAGACGGTGCGCAAGGCGATGGCGGGGCAGGGGGAGTTTGCCATGCCGGGTTCTAACGCCTTGCTGAACAAGCTGACGCCGGCGCAACGGGAGAGTCTGATGCAGATGGCGAAGCAAGCCAAAGCACGGCAACAGGCGTTGCTGGAGTCGGGGACGCTGTCGCACTTTCAAAGCGATTATCTGACTCAGCAGGTAAAGCGTCATCAACAGGCGGCGCAGATGATCTCAACCCACTCGGTGAGCAAACTGGATCGGGTCCTGACTGAGCATGCAGGCATGAGCGAAGAGCAGGTACGAGGGTTTGCCGCCAATGCTGAGCAAGCCGGGGCGCCACAGTCGCGCCAGGATGAGCCGCATGAAAAGGCCATGTTTATGTCTTTTTCTATGCCACGGGCCGAGATCCGCCATCTGATCCAGGTGGCCGCCGAAGCCGGCGCTGAAGTCTATCTGAATGGATTGCACCCTGAGCATACCCAGATCAATGAAACCATGCTGATGCTGCGCGACCTGGCAAAGGGGATCGACAATCCACCGATGATCCGCTTTAACCCGACGGCGTTTAAAAAGTACGCCGTCAACTCAGTGCCGACGATTTTGTACCGGGAATTTGATCGCCACATCCTGGCTGCCGGAGTGACCAGCCTGACCTGGCTCGAGCAGGAGTTCCGACATCAAGACCAGAGTGTAGATTATGGTGTCACCGGCCCGATCAGTCCGGTCGTTGAGCGTAGCATAATCGAAGAAATGCAAGCCAGAATGGCGCGCTATGACTGGCAGGCAGCCCGTCAACGCACCATCGACAGTTACTGGGCGCGCCAGACCATGGTCAGCCTGCCTCGTGCACAACACACGGAATCCTGGATGATCGATCCAACCGTCAGTGCCAGCAAGGACATTTATACCCCGCGCGGTAAACTGGTTGCTGCTCAGGGGGCGGTGGTGAATCCACTCAAGGGCCACAGTACCGGGCTTACCACCGTGCTTTTCAATGCCATGGATCCCCGTCAAGTCGAGTTTGTCACTGCGCAGCTCGAGACGCTCGACACGGTCGGTCAGCTGATGCTGATCACCTCGCAGATTGATACCAGCAAAGGGTGGGCGCATATGAAAGTGCTCACAGAGCATTTTGGTCAGCAGATCTACCTGATGCCACAAGCACTGGCATCGCGGTTTCAGCTCACCGCCTTGCCAGCCATTGTCAGGACCGATCTCGACCGGAGCATGCTGCATGTCACGCAATTCAGTCTTTCCTCTCAAGAATAA
- a CDS encoding TraU family protein codes for MSQLFRLFTGAVFAWCLGVASVEAAEPGNALGRESALCQDANLFTNVFEGICWDCFLDNLSLLGIGNPPDGAAPKSPVCACDDRAGVPQLGWPLAMWQPQRVVEVTTIPWCSAGLGGIRLQDTFEGLGYSNEAPKSGSRETGGFYQYHYYSYPIMLMLQMFVLPECYSDYIDFDLLYLSEVDPLWHNDLLALLLNPEAVIFSNPIAMAYCAYDCVRATADAPIESAFPCAGCDGNLYPLTGHVNPQPDQVAATSLISQRALASLHRRGLAKKTMGKVAQCEPQWAPMMPRSQYRFSMLYPVPEASGQIAPDFISGTRDDGEVAQQAGSGQTIEPFTQCCHPMGMSTARWCVPAGGRKRPGKDTTFMYLIWNYRDCCVRNVPGTGD; via the coding sequence ATGTCTCAATTGTTTCGTCTGTTTACCGGCGCGGTGTTTGCCTGGTGTCTGGGGGTGGCCAGTGTCGAAGCTGCCGAACCCGGCAATGCACTGGGCCGGGAGTCTGCACTGTGTCAGGACGCAAACCTGTTTACCAATGTGTTCGAGGGGATCTGTTGGGACTGCTTTTTAGACAATCTGTCGTTACTGGGCATCGGGAACCCGCCCGATGGCGCAGCCCCTAAGTCGCCGGTTTGTGCCTGTGATGATCGGGCCGGCGTCCCTCAGCTTGGCTGGCCACTGGCAATGTGGCAACCACAGCGGGTGGTGGAGGTAACGACCATTCCCTGGTGCAGTGCCGGGCTGGGTGGGATCCGCTTGCAAGATACGTTCGAGGGTCTGGGATATTCCAATGAGGCACCCAAAAGCGGCTCCCGGGAGACAGGGGGATTCTATCAGTACCATTATTATTCTTATCCCATCATGCTGATGTTACAGATGTTTGTGCTGCCTGAGTGCTATTCAGATTACATTGACTTTGATCTCTTGTATCTCTCTGAGGTGGACCCCCTGTGGCACAACGACTTACTGGCGTTATTACTGAATCCGGAAGCTGTGATTTTTTCTAACCCCATTGCGATGGCTTATTGCGCCTATGATTGCGTCCGGGCGACGGCCGATGCGCCGATTGAATCGGCGTTTCCCTGTGCCGGGTGTGATGGCAACCTTTATCCGCTGACCGGTCATGTCAACCCGCAACCCGATCAGGTTGCGGCCACCTCTTTGATCTCGCAGCGGGCACTGGCCTCGTTGCATCGTCGCGGGCTGGCAAAGAAAACCATGGGCAAAGTGGCCCAATGTGAACCGCAATGGGCCCCGATGATGCCGCGCTCTCAGTACCGCTTTTCGATGCTCTATCCGGTGCCTGAAGCCAGTGGCCAGATTGCGCCGGACTTTATCAGTGGGACCAGAGATGACGGGGAAGTGGCGCAACAAGCGGGCAGTGGTCAGACCATTGAGCCATTTACCCAATGTTGCCATCCGATGGGCATGTCCACTGCCCGCTGGTGTGTGCCGGCCGGAGGGCGCAAGCGCCCGGGTAAGGACACCACCTTTATGTATCTGATCTGGAACTATCGCGATTGTTGCGTGCGCAACGTCCCGGGCACCGGGGATTAA